From the Ctenopharyngodon idella isolate HZGC_01 chromosome 3, HZGC01, whole genome shotgun sequence genome, one window contains:
- the mrtfaa gene encoding myocardin-related transcription factor A isoform X2 — MATVGEESSPSVTAPAVAGSASSPQSEAVANELQELSLHPAPNLLPIHERKNVLQLKLQQRRTREELVSQGIMPPLKSSASFHEQRRSLERARTEDYLKRKIRSRPERSELVRMHILEETSAEPSLQARQLLLKRARLADDLNDKISQRPGPMELIHKNILPVHSSLKQVIIETEFPKVEAENSSFDEESSDAFSPEQILCQDSPLGHAHIPSPPEIPANETTPKQVPPPPPPPPPPPLPNAAGPAPQQKLANGTTGHKQAPALQKGGKVSSERPAQRSKKVRDNKPKVKKLKYHQYVPPDQKAEREPPPLLDSSYAKLLYQQQLFLQLQIINQQQQNYNYHTILPAPPKPPADQQLASANGPSPSRNDMQPQSTSTNLTGQNQQTTANGGGINIGPLPPNLEELKVAELKQELKLRGLTVSGTKNDLIERLKNFQEQHGGTNAPTSSKTSTHSTAAAGGDSSLFQFTDRSMVVAPFPFVATAERGGAQKTAPQIMQFGSTGSSPPVSPAHSERSSTGLSPDETSCNGDAFGEMVTSPLTQLSLQPSSPLPTAICIKEEPGSRTSPSSCCLVSQSAAPPVDKDQMLQEKDRRIQELTRMLLQKQQLVESLRSQLEGKGVGVPVRVKEELSAVTMEAVRATIKEEVIEVMEESEMVTEPQVFPQAEQMQQQQQQRMLAAAELEQDRQQQQLVMQQNQRNLQQQAHQRKRKTQKQQHNQQKQLPQALTNQQSNPVSSFPVDGHNSNSTPTIVTDCNGNQFLLTLSNQNTDAPARGRRPQGKVTNQIKLQRLQSTSTTLPNQSVTELPNNNIQSEQPIQTVILKQPIKKALKPDLNMTSNYRTSSSTSISAPANLQQFFSSVDSMNDTEPVPSSPNNNNEKMCLSLDQHALRSPSTLCSPIALCHQENGCHQQVDDLFDILIQRGEISENFKATPDPVLERLRPNTPLFSSSSPLNLSPPSDMPVKTSILEPQPPSIKAHSNCDTGGGRLEDFLESTTGKPLLGVEPGGPTTLIVDLHNQMLSTPSILDHPRSPMDTCDMSFSNHSVSDLVVSAPDPMDWLELGMGGTGGEEPGMVPMNGHDSSSLFSADFLDTSDLNWSSL; from the exons CACTGAAAAGTTCTGCGTCCTTTCATGAGCAGAGACGAAGTTTAGAACGAGCTAGG ACTGAGGACTACCTGAAGAGAAAGATCCGCAGTCGCCCAGAGAGGTCAGAGCTGGTCAGGATGCACATTCTTGAAG AGACGTCAGCGGAGCCATCTCTTCAGGCCAGACAGCTTCTGCTGAAACGAGCTCGTCTAGCTGACGACCTGAACGATAAAATCTCCCAGCGGCCTGGTCCGATGGAGCTCATTCACAAAAATATCCTTCCAGTTCACAGCAGCCTCAAACAAGTCATCATAG AGACGGAGTTTCCAAAAGTAGAAGCAGAGAACTCTTCGTTTGATGAGGAAAGCAGTGATGCTTTCTCACCAGAGCAGATACTCTGTCAGGACTCTCCCCTTGGCCACGCCCACATACCTTCTCCACCTGAGATACCAGCCAATGAAACAACACCAAAACAG gtcccgccccctcctcctcctcctcctccacctccgCTACCAAACGCAGCTGGCCCCGCCCCTCAGCAGAAACTAGCCAATGGAACAACAGGCCACAAACAAGCTCCTGCACTACAAAAG GGTGGTAAAGTGAGTAGTGAGCGCCCTGCTCAGCGCTCTAAGAAAGTGAGAGACAATAAACCAAAAGTAAAGAAGCTGAAATATCACCAGTATGTTCCTCCGGACCAGAAAGCCGAGCGTGAGCCTCCGCCTCTGCTCGACTCCTCCTACGCCAAACTCCTCTATCAACAGCAGCTCTTCCTCCAGCTTCAGATCATAAACCAACAGCAACAAAACTACAACTACCACACCATCTTACCTGCTCCACCCAA gCCTCCTGCTGATCAGCAGCTTGCCTCAGCCAATGGCCCGTCACCATCCAGGAATGACATGCAACCTCAATCAACATCCACTAATCTGACTGGTCAAAATCAACAGACCACTGCAAATGGAGGCGGGATTAATATAGGGCCTCTGCCTCCCAACCTGGAGGAGCTAAAG GTGGCAGAGCTGAAGCAGGAGTTAAAACTGCGTGGCTTAACTGTCTCGGGCACCAAAAATGACCTTATTGAACGGCTGAAGAATTTTCAGGAGCAGCACGGTGGCACCAATGCACCAACATCTTCTAAAACCAGCACACACTCAACAGCTGCAGCAGGAGGAGACTCTTCTCTCTTCCAGTTCACAGACAGGAGCATGGTGGTTGCTCCCTTCCCATTTGTTGCAACTGCTGAAAGGGGTGGAGCTCAGAAGACAGCACCACAGATAATGCAGTTTGGCAGCACTGGCTCCTCCCCTCCGGTTTCCCCCGCCCACTCAGAGCGCTCATCTACTGGATTGAGCCCAGATGAAACAAGCTGTAATGGGGATGCTTTTGGGGAAATG GTGACCTCTCCTCTTACCCAGCTGTCCTTGCAGCCTTCTTCCCCTCTCCCTACAGCGATCTGCATTAAAGAGGAGCCCGGCAGCCGTACATCTCCTTCCTCCTGCTGCCTGGTATCCCAGTCTGCTGCGCCCCCCGTAGACAAAGACCAGATGCTGCAGGAGAAAGACCGGCGCATTCAGGAACTCACACGCATGCTGCTGCAGAAGCAGCAGCTGGTCGAATCGCTGCGCTCACAGCTGGAGGGCAAAGGGGTGGGCGTGCCCGTCCGAGTCAAAGAGGAACTTTCTGCTGTCACTATGGAGGCGGTCAGGGCGACCATAAAGGAAGAGGTCATAGAGGTGATGGAGGAGAGTGAGATGGTAACAGAGCCACAGGTGTTCCCACAGGCAGAGCagatgcagcagcagcagcagcaaaggATGCTAGCGGCAGCAGAGCTGGAGCAGGACCGGCAGCAACAGCAGCTCGTAATGCAACAGAATCAGCGTAACCTGCAGCAACAAGCACATCAGAGGAAGaggaaaacacaaaaacaacagcacaacCAACAAAAACAA TTGCCTCAAGCACTTACCAACCAGCAGTCAAATCCAGTTTCTTCATTCCCAGTGGACGGACATAACTCAAACTCCACCCCTACGATAGTGACCGACTGCAATGGCAACCAGTTCCTGCTAACTCTGTCAAATCAAAACACAGACGCACCAGCCAGAGGCCGCCGCCCCCAGGGCAAAGTAACCAATCAGATCAAACTACAG AGACTACAATCTACATCCACAACATTACCCAACCAATCAGTGACTGAATTGCCTAACAATAACATCCAATCTGAACAGCCCATACAAACTGTCATCTTGAAACAGCCAATCAAAAAG GCACTAAAGCCAGACCTGAACATGACGAGCAATTACAGAACATCAAGCTCTACATCCATCTCAGCACCAGCCAATCTCCAACAGTTCTTCTCTTCAGTGGATTCCATGAATGACACCGAGCCCGTCCCCTCATCTcccaacaacaacaat GAGAAGATGTGTTTGAGTTTGGATCAGCATGCTTTGCGCTCTCCTTCCACCTTGTGTTCACCCATAGCTCTTTGCCATCAG GAAAATGGCTGCCATCAGCAAGTTGACGACCTGTTTGACATCCTAATTCAGCGTGGAG AAATCTCTGAGAATTTCAAAGCCACTCCTGATCCTGTTCTCGAAAGGCTTCGGCCAAACACGCCCCTTTTCTCAAGCTCCTCCCCTCTTAATCTTTCCCCTCCCTCTGATATGCCCGTCAAAACATCGATTTTAGAACCTCAACCTCCTTCCATTAAGGCTCACAGCAATTGTGACACAGGAGGTGGGCGTCTTGAAGATTTCTTGGAAAGCACTACTGGCAAACCTTTGCTGGGAGTGGAGCCAGGAGGACCGACAACGCTAATCGTTGACCTCCACAACCAAATGCTCAGCACACCGAGTATCCTAGACCACCCACGTTCCCCGATGGATACTTGTGACATGAGTTTTTCCAATCACTCAGTTTCAGATTTGGTAGTCTCCGCCCCCGACCCTATGGATTGGCTGGAGCTCGGAATGGGTGGGACCGGAGGGGAGGAGCCAGGGATGGTACCTATGAATGGACACGACTCCTCTAGCTTATTTTCTGCCGACTTTCTGGACACTTCTGATCTGAATTGGTCCAGTTTATAG
- the mrtfaa gene encoding myocardin-related transcription factor A isoform X5: protein MPPLKSSASFHEQRRSLERARTEDYLKRKIRSRPERSELVRMHILEETSAEPSLQARQLLLKRARLADDLNDKISQRPGPMELIHKNILPVHSSLKQVIIETEFPKVEAENSSFDEESSDAFSPEQILCQDSPLGHAHIPSPPEIPANETTPKQVPPPPPPPPPPPLPNAAGPAPQQKLANGTTGHKQAPALQKGGKVSSERPAQRSKKVRDNKPKVKKLKYHQYVPPDQKAEREPPPLLDSSYAKLLYQQQLFLQLQIINQQQQNYNYHTILPAPPKPPADQQLASANGPSPSRNDMQPQSTSTNLTGQNQQTTANGGGINIGPLPPNLEELKVAELKQELKLRGLTVSGTKNDLIERLKNFQEQHGGTNAPTSSKTSTHSTAAAGGDSSLFQFTDRSMVVAPFPFVATAERGGAQKTAPQIMQFGSTGSSPPVSPAHSERSSTGLSPDETSCNGDAFGEMVTSPLTQLSLQPSSPLPTAICIKEEPGSRTSPSSCCLVSQSAAPPVDKDQMLQEKDRRIQELTRMLLQKQQLVESLRSQLEGKGVGVPVRVKEELSAVTMEAVRATIKEEVIEVMEESEMVTEPQVFPQAEQMQQQQQQRMLAAAELEQDRQQQQLVMQQNQRNLQQQAHQRKRKTQKQQHNQQKQQLPQALTNQQSNPVSSFPVDGHNSNSTPTIVTDCNGNQFLLTLSNQNTDAPARGRRPQGKVTNQIKLQRLQSTSTTLPNQSVTELPNNNIQSEQPIQTVILKQPIKKALKPDLNMTSNYRTSSSTSISAPANLQQFFSSVDSMNDTEPVPSSPNNNNEKMCLSLDQHALRSPSTLCSPIALCHQENGCHQQVDDLFDILIQRGEISENFKATPDPVLERLRPNTPLFSSSSPLNLSPPSDMPVKTSILEPQPPSIKAHSNCDTGGGRLEDFLESTTGKPLLGVEPGGPTTLIVDLHNQMLSTPSILDHPRSPMDTCDMSFSNHSVSDLVVSAPDPMDWLELGMGGTGGEEPGMVPMNGHDSSSLFSADFLDTSDLNWSSL, encoded by the exons CACTGAAAAGTTCTGCGTCCTTTCATGAGCAGAGACGAAGTTTAGAACGAGCTAGG ACTGAGGACTACCTGAAGAGAAAGATCCGCAGTCGCCCAGAGAGGTCAGAGCTGGTCAGGATGCACATTCTTGAAG AGACGTCAGCGGAGCCATCTCTTCAGGCCAGACAGCTTCTGCTGAAACGAGCTCGTCTAGCTGACGACCTGAACGATAAAATCTCCCAGCGGCCTGGTCCGATGGAGCTCATTCACAAAAATATCCTTCCAGTTCACAGCAGCCTCAAACAAGTCATCATAG AGACGGAGTTTCCAAAAGTAGAAGCAGAGAACTCTTCGTTTGATGAGGAAAGCAGTGATGCTTTCTCACCAGAGCAGATACTCTGTCAGGACTCTCCCCTTGGCCACGCCCACATACCTTCTCCACCTGAGATACCAGCCAATGAAACAACACCAAAACAG gtcccgccccctcctcctcctcctcctccacctccgCTACCAAACGCAGCTGGCCCCGCCCCTCAGCAGAAACTAGCCAATGGAACAACAGGCCACAAACAAGCTCCTGCACTACAAAAG GGTGGTAAAGTGAGTAGTGAGCGCCCTGCTCAGCGCTCTAAGAAAGTGAGAGACAATAAACCAAAAGTAAAGAAGCTGAAATATCACCAGTATGTTCCTCCGGACCAGAAAGCCGAGCGTGAGCCTCCGCCTCTGCTCGACTCCTCCTACGCCAAACTCCTCTATCAACAGCAGCTCTTCCTCCAGCTTCAGATCATAAACCAACAGCAACAAAACTACAACTACCACACCATCTTACCTGCTCCACCCAA gCCTCCTGCTGATCAGCAGCTTGCCTCAGCCAATGGCCCGTCACCATCCAGGAATGACATGCAACCTCAATCAACATCCACTAATCTGACTGGTCAAAATCAACAGACCACTGCAAATGGAGGCGGGATTAATATAGGGCCTCTGCCTCCCAACCTGGAGGAGCTAAAG GTGGCAGAGCTGAAGCAGGAGTTAAAACTGCGTGGCTTAACTGTCTCGGGCACCAAAAATGACCTTATTGAACGGCTGAAGAATTTTCAGGAGCAGCACGGTGGCACCAATGCACCAACATCTTCTAAAACCAGCACACACTCAACAGCTGCAGCAGGAGGAGACTCTTCTCTCTTCCAGTTCACAGACAGGAGCATGGTGGTTGCTCCCTTCCCATTTGTTGCAACTGCTGAAAGGGGTGGAGCTCAGAAGACAGCACCACAGATAATGCAGTTTGGCAGCACTGGCTCCTCCCCTCCGGTTTCCCCCGCCCACTCAGAGCGCTCATCTACTGGATTGAGCCCAGATGAAACAAGCTGTAATGGGGATGCTTTTGGGGAAATG GTGACCTCTCCTCTTACCCAGCTGTCCTTGCAGCCTTCTTCCCCTCTCCCTACAGCGATCTGCATTAAAGAGGAGCCCGGCAGCCGTACATCTCCTTCCTCCTGCTGCCTGGTATCCCAGTCTGCTGCGCCCCCCGTAGACAAAGACCAGATGCTGCAGGAGAAAGACCGGCGCATTCAGGAACTCACACGCATGCTGCTGCAGAAGCAGCAGCTGGTCGAATCGCTGCGCTCACAGCTGGAGGGCAAAGGGGTGGGCGTGCCCGTCCGAGTCAAAGAGGAACTTTCTGCTGTCACTATGGAGGCGGTCAGGGCGACCATAAAGGAAGAGGTCATAGAGGTGATGGAGGAGAGTGAGATGGTAACAGAGCCACAGGTGTTCCCACAGGCAGAGCagatgcagcagcagcagcagcaaaggATGCTAGCGGCAGCAGAGCTGGAGCAGGACCGGCAGCAACAGCAGCTCGTAATGCAACAGAATCAGCGTAACCTGCAGCAACAAGCACATCAGAGGAAGaggaaaacacaaaaacaacagcacaacCAACAAAAACAA CAGTTGCCTCAAGCACTTACCAACCAGCAGTCAAATCCAGTTTCTTCATTCCCAGTGGACGGACATAACTCAAACTCCACCCCTACGATAGTGACCGACTGCAATGGCAACCAGTTCCTGCTAACTCTGTCAAATCAAAACACAGACGCACCAGCCAGAGGCCGCCGCCCCCAGGGCAAAGTAACCAATCAGATCAAACTACAG AGACTACAATCTACATCCACAACATTACCCAACCAATCAGTGACTGAATTGCCTAACAATAACATCCAATCTGAACAGCCCATACAAACTGTCATCTTGAAACAGCCAATCAAAAAG GCACTAAAGCCAGACCTGAACATGACGAGCAATTACAGAACATCAAGCTCTACATCCATCTCAGCACCAGCCAATCTCCAACAGTTCTTCTCTTCAGTGGATTCCATGAATGACACCGAGCCCGTCCCCTCATCTcccaacaacaacaat GAGAAGATGTGTTTGAGTTTGGATCAGCATGCTTTGCGCTCTCCTTCCACCTTGTGTTCACCCATAGCTCTTTGCCATCAG GAAAATGGCTGCCATCAGCAAGTTGACGACCTGTTTGACATCCTAATTCAGCGTGGAG AAATCTCTGAGAATTTCAAAGCCACTCCTGATCCTGTTCTCGAAAGGCTTCGGCCAAACACGCCCCTTTTCTCAAGCTCCTCCCCTCTTAATCTTTCCCCTCCCTCTGATATGCCCGTCAAAACATCGATTTTAGAACCTCAACCTCCTTCCATTAAGGCTCACAGCAATTGTGACACAGGAGGTGGGCGTCTTGAAGATTTCTTGGAAAGCACTACTGGCAAACCTTTGCTGGGAGTGGAGCCAGGAGGACCGACAACGCTAATCGTTGACCTCCACAACCAAATGCTCAGCACACCGAGTATCCTAGACCACCCACGTTCCCCGATGGATACTTGTGACATGAGTTTTTCCAATCACTCAGTTTCAGATTTGGTAGTCTCCGCCCCCGACCCTATGGATTGGCTGGAGCTCGGAATGGGTGGGACCGGAGGGGAGGAGCCAGGGATGGTACCTATGAATGGACACGACTCCTCTAGCTTATTTTCTGCCGACTTTCTGGACACTTCTGATCTGAATTGGTCCAGTTTATAG